One region of Miscanthus floridulus cultivar M001 chromosome 19, ASM1932011v1, whole genome shotgun sequence genomic DNA includes:
- the LOC136525936 gene encoding uncharacterized protein: MPPTPARAAPPPHRRSPPTAQPAPAQPAPAVPPVHRRSASAGATSRRARAATCTATLAPHAAAAPPAAAPRPQPIPLADTGHPSPAHRRGPRPSPRPAPPQPCPRPSWKEKEEELYVNRDLQDLDSQWNLMLLSSHDGQPCSQFKACVLSEKGKATANIDFNPEDPPKAYNDPSIHSRISEYTAMARQARVEAETKQREEMEEMIQQRVAAERQNMVEEQRRTMQRIEEENRLRMDQMFQYM; encoded by the exons ATGCCCCCGACCCCGgcacgcgccgcgccgccgccacatCGCCGCTCGCCGCCCACCGCGCAGCCCGCGCCCGCGCAGCCCGCCCCCGCAGTGCCGCCCGTCCACCGCCGCAGCGCCTCCGCGGGCGCCACCTCccgccgcgcgcgcgccgccacGTGCACCGCCACGCTCGCGCCGCacgcagcagcagcgccgcccgcCGCAGCGCCGCGCCCCCAGCCCATCCCCTTGGCTGACACAGGCCACCCCTCCCCTGCCCATCGCCGCGGCCCCCGGCCATCCCCGCGGCCCGCCCCTCCCCAGCCTTGCCCGCGTCCATCttggaaggagaaggaggaggag TTATATGTCAATAGAGATTTGCAAGATCTTGATTCACAATGGAACCTCATGCTG TTGTCGTCGCATGATGGTCAGCCTTGCTCTCAGTTCAAGGCATGTGTTCTGTCCgaaaagggcaaggcgacggcaaacattgacttcaacccggaggacccgcccaagGCGTACAACGATCCCAGCATCCATAGCCGCATTAGTGAGTACACAGCAATGGCAAGGCAG gcccgggtggaagcagaaacgaagcaacgggaggagatggaggagaTGATTCAACAGAGGGTGGCGGCCGAGCGACAGAACATGGTGGAAGAACAACGGCGGACGATGCAGAGGATAGAGGAAGAAAATCGAttgaggatggaccaaatgttccaatacatgTAG